A region from the Coriobacteriia bacterium genome encodes:
- a CDS encoding PAS domain S-box protein: protein MIPMAESVRETEERRQAARDVSIVAAMLSAVVLLHLFTSTAPEHLIYHTLYRRLAYLPVLFAAFRFGLRGGTLTALAAAIPFAIHAQMSLGGLLGGGGDNLLEIVMYVVIGALFGSLRDIEERKTMGLREVGRQLEDAYRKLEERAIQLINIQDYTQSILRSITSGVITIGPDGSVATVNPAAERILGMSEFEVVPKAIRALFSDDAGLGNDVMKVLEGRLPKAVREVTLVTRGGKTIHAQVSASRMRAVGGRILGAVVTIEDISEVKALTEQLIRADRLAALGELTAGVAHEVRNPLGIIRASVQLVEEAQCDPARLREATGVVKQEIDRLDKVIKALLDFGRPSPPTLVRTDVEDVLRDVVLFTRRFAGRRKVRIRESFPGDLPPVLGDPDQLKQVFLNLVTNAVQVMGEEGGTVEVRTGTENGFVVAEVRDDGPGMAPEELGKIFDPFYSKRPGGTGLGLTIVHRIVDEHDGHIEVRSTEGRGTVFMVSLPAQSGAGGMREEHESARSHR, encoded by the coding sequence ATGATCCCGATGGCGGAGAGCGTCCGCGAGACGGAGGAGAGGCGGCAGGCGGCACGGGACGTGTCGATCGTGGCGGCGATGCTGTCGGCGGTCGTGCTGCTGCACCTGTTCACCAGCACCGCGCCCGAGCACCTCATCTACCACACGCTCTACCGGCGGCTCGCCTACCTCCCCGTCTTGTTCGCCGCCTTCCGGTTCGGTCTGCGGGGCGGCACTCTGACGGCGCTGGCCGCGGCCATCCCGTTCGCCATCCACGCGCAGATGAGCCTGGGCGGACTGCTCGGCGGCGGCGGCGACAACCTGCTCGAGATCGTCATGTACGTGGTGATAGGCGCCCTGTTCGGAAGTCTTCGCGACATCGAGGAGCGCAAGACGATGGGGCTGCGGGAGGTCGGTCGCCAGCTCGAGGACGCGTATCGGAAGCTGGAGGAGCGCGCCATCCAGCTGATCAACATCCAAGACTACACCCAGTCGATACTCCGCTCCATCACCTCGGGCGTGATCACCATCGGACCCGACGGCTCGGTGGCGACCGTCAACCCCGCCGCCGAGCGCATCCTGGGGATGTCCGAGTTCGAGGTCGTGCCCAAGGCCATCCGCGCCCTGTTCAGCGACGACGCCGGGCTGGGCAACGACGTGATGAAGGTGCTCGAGGGCAGACTGCCCAAGGCGGTGCGCGAGGTGACGCTCGTGACCAGGGGCGGCAAGACGATACACGCGCAGGTCTCCGCGTCGCGCATGCGCGCCGTGGGCGGCAGGATCCTCGGGGCCGTCGTCACCATCGAGGACATCTCGGAGGTCAAGGCGCTGACCGAGCAGCTCATCCGCGCCGACCGGCTCGCCGCGCTGGGCGAGCTCACCGCCGGCGTCGCACACGAGGTGCGCAACCCTCTGGGCATCATCCGGGCCTCGGTGCAGCTCGTCGAGGAGGCCCAGTGCGACCCGGCGCGGCTCCGGGAGGCCACCGGCGTGGTCAAGCAGGAGATCGACCGCCTCGACAAGGTGATCAAGGCGCTGCTGGACTTCGGCCGCCCTTCGCCGCCGACGCTGGTACGAACGGACGTCGAGGACGTGCTGCGGGACGTCGTGCTGTTCACCCGGCGTTTCGCCGGGAGGCGCAAGGTGCGGATCCGAGAGTCCTTCCCGGGCGACCTGCCGCCGGTCCTCGGCGACCCCGACCAGCTCAAGCAGGTCTTCTTGAACCTGGTGACGAACGCGGTACAGGTGATGGGCGAGGAGGGGGGCACCGTGGAGGTGCGCACCGGGACCGAGAACGGCTTCGTCGTCGCCGAGGTGAGGGACGACGGGCCCGGGATGGCGCCCGAGGAGCTCGGCAAGATCTTCGACCCCTTCTACTCGAAGCGTCCCGGCGGCACGGGGTTGGGGCTCACGATCGTGCACAGGATCGTCGATGAGCACGACGGGCACATAGAGGTTCGGAGCACCGAGGGGCGAGGCACCGTGTTCATGGTGTCGTTGCCGGCGCAGTCGGGAGCTGGTGGGATGAGGGAGGAGCATGAATCGGCGCGTTCTCATCGCTGA
- a CDS encoding sigma-54-dependent Fis family transcriptional regulator yields the protein MNRRVLIADDEKNMRWVLGQALSSEGYDVLEAADGKEALSAVAEQAPDVMVLDYKMPKPDGMEVLRRLRGKGQGFPIIMLTAHGNVSQAVEAMKAGANEYLTKPFDLEELKLAIEKSIQVSELAAEVERLREEIDRDYDVEGIVAADPKMLEVLETVHKVAPTNATVMIYGESGTGKELIARAIHRISPRGSRPFVSISAGALPETLLESELFGYEKGAFTGAMQAKPGRFEMANGGTLFLDEVGDITPSVQVKLLRVLQERTFERLGGTRTIEVDVRIVAATNQDLQQLIADGVFREDLYYRLNVVPMTLPPLRQRASDIPRLVAHFLEKLGAADKRISQDAMKALVGYQWPGNIRELENTIERIVILAQGDEIGVADLPAEVRTGVPAISAGGVCTFALPEEGCDLEEVELELVKQALGRSGDNVPKAAKLLGLTTKTLQARMDRLGL from the coding sequence ATGAATCGGCGCGTTCTCATCGCTGACGACGAGAAGAACATGCGGTGGGTCCTGGGGCAGGCGCTGTCCTCGGAGGGCTACGACGTGCTCGAGGCGGCCGACGGCAAGGAAGCGCTGTCCGCGGTCGCCGAGCAGGCGCCGGACGTGATGGTGCTGGACTACAAGATGCCCAAGCCCGACGGCATGGAGGTGCTGAGGAGGCTGCGAGGGAAGGGCCAGGGCTTTCCCATCATCATGCTGACCGCTCACGGGAACGTGAGTCAGGCCGTGGAGGCGATGAAGGCCGGAGCGAACGAGTACCTCACCAAGCCCTTCGACCTCGAGGAGCTCAAGCTCGCGATCGAGAAGTCGATCCAGGTGAGCGAGCTCGCCGCCGAGGTGGAGCGGCTGCGCGAGGAGATCGACCGGGACTACGACGTCGAGGGCATCGTCGCAGCCGACCCCAAGATGCTCGAGGTCCTGGAGACGGTTCACAAGGTCGCTCCGACGAACGCCACGGTGATGATCTACGGCGAGAGCGGCACGGGCAAGGAGCTCATCGCGAGGGCGATCCACCGGATCTCCCCTCGCGGGAGCAGGCCGTTCGTCTCGATCAGCGCCGGGGCCTTGCCGGAGACGCTGCTGGAGAGCGAGCTGTTCGGCTACGAGAAGGGCGCGTTCACGGGCGCGATGCAGGCCAAGCCGGGGCGTTTCGAGATGGCCAACGGGGGCACGCTGTTCCTCGACGAGGTCGGCGACATCACGCCCTCCGTGCAGGTGAAACTCCTGCGTGTCCTGCAGGAGCGCACGTTCGAGCGGCTGGGCGGGACGCGGACGATCGAGGTGGACGTCCGGATCGTGGCCGCGACGAACCAGGACCTGCAGCAGCTCATCGCCGACGGAGTGTTCCGGGAGGACCTCTACTACCGCCTCAACGTCGTACCGATGACGCTGCCGCCGTTGCGCCAGCGCGCCAGCGACATACCCCGTCTCGTCGCGCATTTCCTCGAGAAGCTGGGTGCGGCCGACAAGAGGATCTCGCAGGACGCGATGAAGGCGCTCGTCGGCTACCAGTGGCCGGGCAACATCCGCGAGCTGGAGAACACGATCGAGCGGATCGTGATCCTCGCGCAGGGCGACGAGATCGGCGTGGCGGACCTGCCGGCGGAGGTCCGTACCGGGGTGCCCGCGATCTCCGCGGGGGGCGTGTGCACCTTCGCTCTTCCCGAGGAGGGCTGCGATCTCGAAGAGGTCGAGCTGGAGCTCGTCAAGCAGGCTCTCGGGCGCTCGGGCGACAACGTGCCGAAGGCCGCGAAGCTCCTTGGGTTGACCACCAAGACGCTGCAGGCCCGCATGGACCGTTTGGGGCTGTGA